The following coding sequences are from one bacterium SCSIO 12741 window:
- a CDS encoding T9SS type A sorting domain-containing protein: MNNRKLLGILLGLLAPFVTLAQGSLTFNGNSGFIFFACGNTPNTPTIDLDYTITVGDPQNCGCSVHRDLRFRLVDGNGDEVDQQFSPALTTSANITYNLTFTVPNAPESYTVQLWEGETGWNGMNCDVACAENNHLSNSNTVTLVHPNATNLNLNYTGATYAFSNGIHQICSGSPKTVSTNGCETQFRPLIERLDANGNSFSTPDYVAQGNFTFATTDGFDFNSMGYTFLNNTNYRLILHTFFPMATHSIKIHNTNTQTISTSNYSVCTGNNITMTATGASNLVWNPSTYLSGGNTGSSVTAVNPSNSIQYTVSSTDNCVVPATALLTVNQTPTIDVSSNPTDVCDNATPLQLQAAAVPTGGTGVWTGSSCAVTSAGVFDPIGNGCNVSGWSYSYGFSSMTYTYTTAQGCQASESFSLTYHKPSDLDLTTVNACFNSATGSASIAPTGNGPFSIPSWNVPAGSSPVYSNASKDVEGLATGSGTVSVVDDDGCTNSESFTIGEHGKVIVNATVVADALCSPSSWSNQYGEADITFSGGAGAPYYMSIDGGSAFGPVSSTYTINPTGEPHSVTIEDVQGCQGTVNFTVNSQNDLDFASGYPQSTDATCVGLNNGSIDIQLTGGTPNYTYKWNPGSGNVTQSSNQYTISGLATSPHDYWVTVTDQNGSCTIIAGPYNIGETNPALWDVDFTGITPPTCNGIPDGEITGTFNGVNMSPYTYNWGSGQNTATLSDLPDGNYSLTMTDFMGCKETGVYSLVSAGPEDWQKVTGGNNGPIKDEPVAMAIDASGNVYMAGNFKGQTMFDGQPIVAGANANGDQGIFIVKYDECGIMQWVVNSDFDQVPQDFEVADITLLGNHVFLLGKQQGLGSFRFAGVPASNVSTTNRWFMLKVNQNTGVMTNNRGLNSNLSGADQIYDMEVHCSNNRFYLAGRDGGTNAATVYRVNFGNGNVFTLLQDQAGTPNSEFRDIEFDDANGVLYAVGTMYADAEFSGNAINTMYLTSSSDAFVVRGTMTGCANWTYTHQTHSGITGDLATGLSLEWDDDQMLYITGNYQGILSNWNNLSTGMNNAYILKLKEADLGFKWSSDVNETMGIQWANSNDLSIDEDGNIMVVGTFQGDNIEITSGSFQDDSPGNNSTTALWLASFDPNQDLNWTLSAKCTSGSDPASGVALVSGSSSSYASGIFQHNLELEMVAGSLTHHNAGTFTDAGFVLRFGEAYTGITGQFYKKGDDLSSSEIQDVNEELSIYPNPSSGQINIQWPESLSGETVTLSMTDVSGKIVEQWVRVAQGSQLETLSIDNLEAGTYFLEMRLEERSWRSTVIKY; this comes from the coding sequence ATGAACAATCGAAAACTTTTGGGCATCCTATTAGGACTGCTCGCCCCCTTTGTTACTCTCGCTCAAGGGTCCCTTACCTTTAATGGAAATTCCGGATTCATATTCTTTGCCTGTGGTAATACACCGAATACTCCAACCATCGACTTGGATTATACGATCACTGTAGGAGATCCGCAAAACTGTGGATGTTCAGTACACCGAGACCTTCGGTTTCGCCTCGTTGATGGAAATGGAGATGAAGTGGACCAACAGTTCTCTCCGGCCTTAACTACTTCCGCCAACATTACCTACAATCTAACATTCACCGTACCCAATGCGCCCGAATCCTACACGGTTCAGTTGTGGGAAGGAGAAACGGGTTGGAATGGAATGAATTGCGATGTTGCTTGTGCTGAGAACAATCACCTCAGCAATAGCAACACCGTCACCTTGGTGCATCCCAATGCCACAAACCTAAATCTGAATTATACGGGAGCCACCTATGCCTTCTCCAATGGGATCCATCAGATATGCTCAGGCTCTCCCAAAACAGTAAGCACGAATGGCTGTGAAACTCAATTCAGACCACTGATTGAGCGTCTGGATGCGAACGGAAACTCATTTTCCACTCCAGACTACGTGGCTCAAGGAAACTTCACTTTTGCCACCACCGATGGATTCGACTTCAACTCCATGGGATACACCTTTTTAAATAACACGAATTACCGATTGATACTCCACACCTTTTTTCCGATGGCCACTCATTCCATCAAAATTCACAACACCAACACCCAAACGATTAGTACAAGCAACTACTCGGTTTGTACCGGCAACAATATTACCATGACGGCTACCGGTGCCTCAAATCTGGTGTGGAACCCATCGACCTACCTATCCGGTGGAAACACAGGCTCGAGCGTAACTGCCGTTAATCCCAGCAACTCGATCCAATATACGGTTAGTAGCACCGACAACTGCGTGGTACCAGCCACTGCTCTGCTAACCGTAAATCAAACTCCAACCATCGATGTATCCTCAAACCCAACGGATGTATGTGATAATGCTACACCTCTTCAACTTCAAGCCGCTGCAGTCCCAACGGGAGGTACCGGTGTTTGGACCGGTTCTTCCTGTGCGGTGACTTCGGCCGGAGTTTTTGATCCTATTGGCAATGGGTGTAATGTTAGCGGATGGAGCTACTCCTATGGTTTTTCCTCCATGACCTATACCTATACCACGGCTCAAGGCTGCCAAGCTTCCGAATCCTTTTCACTGACTTATCACAAACCTTCTGATTTGGACTTAACAACGGTAAATGCGTGCTTCAACAGTGCTACGGGAAGTGCATCCATAGCTCCTACGGGTAATGGACCTTTTTCTATTCCTTCCTGGAATGTTCCAGCTGGAAGTTCTCCGGTTTACAGCAATGCCAGCAAAGATGTTGAAGGCCTGGCTACAGGAAGCGGTACCGTGTCAGTTGTGGATGACGACGGATGTACCAATTCCGAAAGCTTCACGATTGGAGAGCATGGTAAAGTTATCGTCAATGCTACCGTGGTTGCCGATGCCCTTTGTTCTCCTTCATCCTGGTCGAATCAGTATGGGGAAGCGGATATCACTTTTTCAGGTGGTGCTGGTGCTCCGTATTATATGAGTATAGATGGAGGAAGTGCTTTTGGCCCGGTTAGTTCCACCTACACCATCAACCCAACTGGAGAACCTCATTCGGTTACCATCGAAGATGTTCAAGGATGTCAGGGAACAGTCAACTTTACGGTTAACTCTCAAAACGACCTGGATTTTGCCTCCGGATATCCGCAAAGTACTGATGCCACCTGTGTGGGACTAAACAACGGTTCCATCGACATTCAACTTACTGGTGGCACACCCAACTACACTTATAAATGGAATCCTGGATCTGGAAATGTAACTCAATCCAGCAACCAATACACCATCAGTGGACTTGCTACCAGTCCCCATGATTATTGGGTTACAGTAACGGATCAAAATGGTAGTTGTACCATTATCGCTGGCCCCTATAATATTGGAGAAACGAATCCCGCTTTGTGGGACGTAGACTTTACCGGAATTACACCGCCTACCTGTAATGGTATCCCTGATGGTGAAATTACCGGAACCTTCAATGGGGTAAATATGTCACCTTACACCTACAACTGGGGCAGTGGTCAAAACACCGCTACCCTTTCCGATCTTCCTGATGGCAATTACTCCCTAACCATGACGGACTTTATGGGCTGTAAAGAAACAGGTGTTTACTCCCTGGTATCGGCTGGTCCGGAAGATTGGCAAAAAGTGACCGGTGGAAACAACGGCCCTATAAAAGATGAGCCCGTTGCTATGGCCATTGATGCATCCGGTAACGTATACATGGCTGGCAATTTCAAAGGGCAAACCATGTTTGATGGTCAACCTATTGTAGCTGGAGCGAACGCCAACGGCGATCAAGGTATATTCATCGTGAAGTACGACGAATGTGGAATTATGCAATGGGTAGTAAACTCAGATTTCGATCAGGTTCCGCAAGACTTTGAAGTGGCTGACATTACTCTCTTGGGTAATCACGTGTTCTTGTTAGGTAAACAACAGGGTTTAGGTTCATTCCGATTTGCAGGAGTCCCTGCCTCCAATGTATCCACCACCAATCGCTGGTTTATGCTCAAGGTGAATCAAAACACCGGAGTAATGACCAATAACCGAGGCTTGAACTCCAACCTTTCCGGAGCGGATCAAATCTATGATATGGAAGTACATTGTTCAAACAACCGTTTCTACCTAGCTGGACGAGATGGCGGAACAAATGCTGCCACCGTATACCGAGTAAACTTCGGCAACGGAAACGTATTTACCCTGCTTCAAGATCAGGCCGGAACTCCAAACAGTGAATTCAGAGATATCGAATTTGATGACGCTAACGGAGTTCTATACGCTGTAGGAACCATGTATGCCGATGCCGAATTTTCCGGAAACGCGATAAACACCATGTACCTCACCTCCAGCTCTGATGCTTTTGTGGTTAGAGGAACAATGACCGGTTGTGCCAACTGGACGTATACCCATCAAACCCACAGCGGCATTACTGGAGACCTTGCAACCGGCCTAAGCTTAGAGTGGGACGACGACCAAATGTTGTACATCACCGGAAACTATCAAGGTATCCTCAGCAACTGGAACAACCTGAGTACTGGAATGAACAATGCCTACATCCTTAAGCTCAAGGAAGCTGACCTCGGATTCAAATGGTCTTCAGACGTGAATGAAACCATGGGAATTCAATGGGCCAACTCGAATGACTTGAGCATTGACGAAGATGGAAACATCATGGTCGTTGGAACTTTCCAAGGTGATAACATCGAAATTACCTCCGGTAGCTTTCAAGACGATTCTCCTGGGAACAATAGCACAACCGCTCTCTGGTTAGCCTCCTTTGATCCGAATCAGGATTTGAACTGGACCCTAAGCGCCAAGTGTACCTCTGGATCTGATCCAGCCAGTGGAGTGGCATTAGTTAGTGGATCCAGTAGCAGTTATGCCAGTGGAATTTTCCAGCATAACCTGGAATTGGAAATGGTAGCCGGAAGTTTGACCCACCACAACGCCGGAACATTTACCGATGCAGGATTTGTTCTGCGCTTTGGAGAAGCATACACCGGCATCACCGGTCAGTTCTATAAAAAAGGAGACGACTTGAGTTCTTCTGAAATCCAAGATGTTAATGAGGAGTTGTCCATTTACCCGAATCCAAGTAGTGGTCAAATCAACATCCAATGGCCAGAATCCCTCTCGGGTGAAACGGTAACCCTATCCATGACTGATGTTTCTGGTAAAATCGTTGAACAATGGGTTCGTGTAGCTCAAGGTTCTCAGCTTGAAACCTTATCCATCGATAACCTGGAGGCAGGCACCTACTTCCTGGAAATGCGATTGGAAGAACGCAGCTGGAGATCTACGGTTATTAAGTATTAG
- a CDS encoding flippase-like domain-containing protein — MVWFFYDSLDAEGKSQLFWAIKHADYTWILFSMVLGWFSHISRAIRWRYLLEPLDYHPKFWNAYHATMIGYVINLTIPRSGEVSRAGFLARYEGVPVAKSFGTIIAERVIDLLMLGLIFLIALSLRYDKIMAIINGGGSAAVSGEEKGSNLYLWIGAGVVAVGIAGLVVVLKNEKLRNRVWGMIKGFLNGVLTVFSLKKKWAFIGHTFLIWFLYVAMFAVCFQALPQTEGVALEGILAGFIAGTIGVIVTPGGLGVYPGLIALAIVEFGVSKGHGQGLGWIIWASQNLLLVVAGLISLIFMPIYNRNKENA, encoded by the coding sequence TTGGTTTGGTTTTTTTACGACAGTCTGGATGCCGAAGGAAAGTCCCAACTCTTTTGGGCGATCAAACATGCCGACTATACCTGGATTCTATTTTCGATGGTATTGGGTTGGTTCAGTCACATTAGTCGGGCCATCCGCTGGCGGTATCTGCTGGAACCCTTGGATTATCATCCCAAATTTTGGAATGCCTACCACGCTACCATGATCGGTTACGTGATAAACCTCACCATTCCGAGGTCGGGGGAGGTGAGTCGGGCTGGCTTTTTGGCACGCTACGAGGGTGTTCCTGTGGCTAAGAGTTTTGGTACCATCATTGCCGAACGGGTGATTGATCTTTTGATGCTCGGGCTCATTTTTCTAATCGCTCTTTCCCTGCGTTATGACAAAATCATGGCCATCATTAATGGAGGTGGTAGTGCTGCGGTTTCTGGTGAAGAGAAAGGATCGAATCTATACCTCTGGATTGGTGCTGGAGTAGTAGCTGTTGGAATTGCTGGATTGGTGGTTGTCCTGAAAAATGAAAAGCTAAGAAATCGAGTTTGGGGAATGATTAAAGGTTTTCTCAATGGTGTTTTAACGGTTTTCTCCCTTAAAAAGAAATGGGCCTTTATTGGTCATACCTTCCTGATCTGGTTTTTGTACGTAGCCATGTTTGCCGTTTGTTTTCAGGCATTGCCACAAACAGAAGGCGTGGCGCTTGAAGGTATTCTCGCCGGGTTTATCGCCGGTACCATTGGCGTAATTGTTACTCCGGGCGGACTTGGTGTTTATCCAGGATTAATTGCCCTTGCCATTGTAGAATTTGGTGTGAGTAAGGGGCACGGGCAAGGCCTGGGCTGGATCATTTGGGCCTCTCAAAACCTTCTCCTTGTTGTTGCCGGGTTAATCTCTCTTATCTTTATGCCCATCTACAATAGAAACAAAGAGAATGCGTAA
- the panC gene encoding pantoate--beta-alanine ligase: MKVVQNSAEIAKLSAEAKESGKSVGFVPTMGALHPGHISLVERARKENDVVICSIFVNPTQFNNSDDLEKYPRTFEKDSALLESALCDYVFYPDVEEMYPEGFKGGPQVNLDGLDEVMEGSFRPGHFDGVITIVNKFFEIVSPNKAYFGLKDYQQYLVIDRLAQQYHSDLEVIPCEIVREEGGLAMSSRNARLSSNHSKASRYLFSQLIKAREYLKRHGVKETERRIRENFKKRPEFNLEYFKIADSQSLRAPRNNRKNNLRAFVAAHIGGVRLIDNIEL; encoded by the coding sequence ATGAAGGTAGTACAAAATTCAGCTGAAATAGCGAAATTGTCTGCAGAGGCGAAGGAATCAGGAAAGTCAGTAGGCTTTGTTCCGACAATGGGAGCCCTGCATCCCGGGCATATATCTTTGGTAGAAAGAGCACGGAAAGAGAACGATGTGGTGATCTGCTCCATCTTCGTAAATCCAACCCAGTTCAACAACTCAGACGATCTGGAAAAATATCCTCGAACCTTCGAAAAGGATTCTGCTCTACTCGAAAGCGCTTTGTGCGATTATGTCTTCTATCCGGATGTGGAGGAGATGTACCCGGAAGGCTTTAAAGGTGGGCCCCAGGTTAATTTGGACGGATTGGATGAGGTGATGGAGGGCAGTTTTCGTCCGGGACATTTTGATGGGGTCATTACGATCGTTAACAAGTTTTTTGAAATTGTGTCGCCCAACAAGGCCTATTTCGGGCTCAAGGACTACCAGCAATACTTGGTTATTGACCGACTGGCTCAACAATATCATTCGGATTTGGAAGTGATTCCATGCGAGATTGTGCGGGAGGAAGGTGGTTTAGCTATGAGTTCGCGTAATGCAAGGTTGTCGTCTAACCATTCCAAGGCATCCCGCTACCTGTTTTCTCAATTAATTAAGGCCCGGGAGTATTTGAAGCGCCATGGGGTGAAGGAAACGGAAAGGAGAATCCGCGAAAACTTTAAAAAACGCCCTGAGTTTAACCTGGAATATTTCAAAATCGCGGATAGCCAAAGCTTGAGGGCCCCTCGAAACAACAGGAAGAATAATCTTAGAGCATTTGTGGCGGCTCACATTGGTGGGGTTCGGCTTATTGATAATATTGAACTTTAG
- a CDS encoding aspartate 1-decarboxylase, translated as MQIQVLKSKIHRVKVTEADLNYIGSITIDPVLLRASNMIEGEKVQIVNINNGERLETYIITGEEGSGDVCLNGPAARRVAVGDIIIIISYALMDFEEAKTFKPAVIFPDETTNKLA; from the coding sequence ATGCAGATTCAAGTTTTAAAATCGAAGATTCACCGGGTAAAGGTGACGGAAGCCGATCTCAACTACATCGGTAGTATCACGATCGACCCGGTATTGTTGCGGGCCTCCAATATGATTGAAGGCGAAAAGGTTCAGATTGTTAACATCAACAATGGTGAGCGTCTCGAAACCTATATTATTACGGGTGAAGAAGGATCCGGAGACGTTTGTTTGAACGGACCGGCGGCCAGACGTGTAGCAGTAGGAGATATTATTATCATTATATCCTATGCACTTATGGATTTTGAAGAAGCCAAAACATTTAAACCTGCTGTCATCTTTCCAGATGAAACCACTAACAAACTAGCTTAA
- a CDS encoding glycogen/starch synthase, translating into MSKARVLYVTQAMMPYLPEDEVTSICRQLPQAIQEKGKEIRNFMPRYGSINERRHQLHEVIRLSGMNLVIDDHDHPLIIKVASIPQAKMQVYFIDNEEYFKRKSTFEDANGEAHPDNDERMIFFCKGVAETVKKLGWAPDVIHCHGWFSSLLPLFIKKVFKNEPLFANSKVVYSIYGSGSKHGVNPKIYDKLLFESIEAEGIESLKNPTNEELHKIGVSFADGVIIADDQVDESLVSWVKDQNKLVLEYEGSEDYVDRYNNFYDEVIESEEVLAQ; encoded by the coding sequence ATGTCGAAAGCGAGGGTTTTATACGTGACGCAGGCCATGATGCCGTATTTGCCGGAAGATGAAGTAACCAGCATTTGCCGACAGTTACCGCAGGCTATTCAGGAGAAGGGAAAGGAAATCAGAAATTTTATGCCTCGATATGGCAGCATTAACGAAAGAAGGCACCAATTACATGAGGTGATTCGTCTTTCGGGAATGAACCTTGTAATTGACGACCACGACCACCCCCTGATTATTAAAGTCGCTTCCATCCCACAAGCTAAGATGCAGGTATACTTCATCGACAATGAAGAATACTTCAAAAGAAAATCCACCTTCGAAGATGCCAATGGCGAAGCTCACCCGGATAACGATGAGCGTATGATCTTCTTCTGTAAAGGTGTTGCTGAAACGGTTAAGAAATTGGGCTGGGCTCCGGATGTAATCCACTGCCATGGCTGGTTCTCTTCACTTTTGCCGTTGTTCATCAAAAAAGTATTTAAAAACGAGCCTTTGTTTGCCAACTCCAAAGTGGTTTATTCCATCTACGGAAGTGGTTCAAAACACGGTGTAAATCCTAAGATTTACGACAAGCTACTTTTCGAAAGTATCGAGGCTGAGGGTATTGAATCGTTGAAAAATCCAACGAACGAAGAGCTTCACAAAATCGGTGTTTCTTTTGCCGATGGAGTGATTATCGCCGATGATCAGGTTGACGAAAGCCTGGTTAGCTGGGTAAAGGATCAAAATAAATTGGTACTTGAATACGAAGGCTCTGAAGATTACGTTGACCGATACAATAATTTCTATGATGAGGTTATTGAGTCGGAAGAAGTTTTGGCTCAATAA
- a CDS encoding gamma carbonic anhydrase family protein yields the protein MALIKTVRGFTPQVGENCFLAENATLIGDIQMGKDCSIWYQAVVRGDVNSIRIGDQVNIQDGAVVHGTYERAATTIGNKVSIGHNALVHGCTIHDHVLIGMGAIVMDNAVIESNCLIAAGAVVLANTVVESGSVYAGVPAKKVKTLSPELFQGEVSRIAENYMLYSSWFKE from the coding sequence ATGGCGCTAATTAAGACAGTACGGGGCTTTACGCCTCAGGTTGGAGAGAATTGTTTTTTGGCTGAGAACGCCACTTTAATCGGAGATATCCAGATGGGAAAGGATTGTAGCATCTGGTATCAGGCCGTAGTTCGAGGGGATGTAAACAGCATTCGAATCGGTGATCAGGTCAATATTCAGGATGGTGCAGTGGTTCATGGAACGTATGAAAGAGCGGCTACTACTATCGGGAATAAAGTGTCTATTGGGCATAATGCTTTGGTGCATGGTTGCACCATTCACGATCACGTGTTGATCGGTATGGGAGCTATTGTTATGGACAATGCCGTTATCGAATCCAATTGCTTGATTGCTGCTGGTGCGGTTGTTTTGGCCAATACGGTGGTAGAATCGGGATCAGTGTACGCCGGAGTTCCCGCCAAAAAGGTAAAAACGCTGAGTCCTGAATTGTTTCAGGGAGAGGTTTCCCGAATTGCGGAAAACTACATGCTATACTCCAGCTGGTTTAAAGAGTAA
- the glmS gene encoding glutamine--fructose-6-phosphate transaminase (isomerizing) produces the protein MCGIVGYVGNKDAYPVIIKGLQRLEYRGYDSAGVALANDGIRLYKCKGKVSDLQNHTSGKDLSGSTGIGHTRWATHGEPSDVNSHPHTSQSGDLVMIHNGIIENYAPLKKELRNRGFEFQSETDTEVLINFIEDIYTQEDIALEEAVRKALNHVVGAYAIVIMDRNDPSRLIAAKKSSPLVIGIGQDEFYLASDATPIVEYTKNVVYLEDEEIAVVQPGSPIHLFDIRKEEKTPYIQELEMQLEAIEKGGYDHFMLKEIYEQPQSIKDSMRGRLRAKQGIVSLGGIADYQQKLDNAKRIIFVACGTSWHACLVGEYLFEEFARIPVEVEYASEFRYRNPIIYEDDIVIAVSQSGETADTLAAIDLAKSKGATVIGVCNVVGSTIARTTHAGSYTHAGPEIGVASTKAFTAQITVLTLMALSVAKKKGTIASSRYRQLLTEIEMIPEFVERCLESDGIIHAISSEFKDARNFLYLGRGVSFPVALEGALKLKEISYIHAEGYPAAEMKHGPIALIDEEMPVVVIATQGPSYEKVLSNIQEVKARKGVVIAIVTEGDTQVRQTADHVIEIPAIDESLVPFLSVIPLQLLSYHIAVMRGCNVDQPRNLAKSVTVE, from the coding sequence ATGTGTGGTATTGTTGGATATGTTGGAAACAAGGACGCCTACCCGGTGATCATTAAAGGGTTGCAACGCCTGGAGTACAGAGGTTATGATAGTGCAGGGGTAGCATTGGCCAATGACGGAATCCGACTCTACAAATGCAAGGGAAAAGTAAGTGACCTTCAAAACCATACTTCTGGTAAAGACCTAAGTGGTTCAACCGGAATTGGTCACACCAGATGGGCTACTCACGGTGAACCAAGTGATGTAAATTCTCATCCTCACACTTCCCAATCGGGCGACTTGGTAATGATTCACAATGGAATCATTGAAAACTACGCCCCTCTCAAAAAAGAACTTAGAAATCGCGGTTTCGAATTTCAAAGTGAGACCGATACTGAAGTTTTAATCAACTTCATCGAAGATATTTATACCCAGGAAGACATTGCCTTGGAAGAAGCAGTAAGAAAGGCGCTTAACCACGTGGTTGGAGCCTATGCCATCGTGATCATGGATCGAAACGATCCTTCCCGATTGATTGCTGCCAAAAAAAGTAGCCCCTTGGTAATTGGTATTGGACAGGATGAATTTTACCTGGCATCTGATGCAACTCCAATTGTGGAATACACCAAGAATGTAGTTTACCTGGAGGATGAGGAAATTGCGGTTGTACAACCGGGGTCGCCTATCCACCTTTTTGACATCCGCAAGGAAGAAAAAACGCCTTACATCCAAGAGCTCGAAATGCAACTGGAGGCGATTGAAAAAGGAGGCTATGACCACTTCATGCTCAAAGAAATTTATGAGCAGCCTCAATCCATCAAAGACAGTATGCGAGGTCGGCTTCGTGCCAAACAGGGAATTGTATCCTTGGGTGGAATTGCCGATTACCAGCAAAAGCTCGACAATGCCAAACGAATCATTTTCGTGGCTTGTGGAACCAGTTGGCACGCCTGTTTAGTAGGCGAATACCTGTTTGAAGAATTTGCCCGTATTCCCGTAGAAGTAGAATATGCCAGTGAATTCCGCTACCGTAACCCTATCATTTATGAAGATGATATCGTTATCGCGGTAAGTCAATCTGGAGAAACGGCAGATACCTTAGCCGCTATCGATTTGGCTAAGTCCAAAGGAGCCACGGTAATTGGGGTTTGCAATGTGGTAGGATCTACCATAGCCAGAACTACGCATGCCGGAAGTTATACGCATGCTGGACCGGAAATCGGTGTTGCTTCAACTAAAGCATTTACGGCTCAGATTACCGTTCTTACCTTAATGGCACTTTCAGTAGCTAAGAAAAAAGGTACGATCGCTTCTTCCAGATACCGCCAGTTGTTGACTGAAATTGAAATGATTCCTGAATTCGTGGAGCGTTGCTTAGAATCAGATGGAATCATTCATGCTATATCCAGTGAATTTAAGGATGCTCGCAACTTCCTTTACTTAGGTCGTGGCGTATCCTTCCCGGTGGCTTTAGAAGGGGCTCTTAAATTGAAAGAGATTTCCTACATCCACGCAGAAGGTTATCCGGCTGCCGAGATGAAGCACGGACCTATCGCCTTGATCGACGAAGAAATGCCGGTAGTTGTTATTGCAACGCAGGGCCCATCTTATGAAAAGGTGTTGAGCAATATTCAGGAAGTAAAAGCTCGCAAAGGTGTTGTTATCGCGATTGTAACGGAAGGTGATACTCAAGTTCGCCAAACAGCAGATCACGTAATTGAGATTCCTGCCATTGATGAATCCCTTGTTCCCTTCTTATCTGTTATTCCACTTCAGTTATTGTCTTACCACATTGCTGTAATGAGAGGCTGTAACGTGGATCAACCGCGTAACTTGGCAAAATCCGTTACTGTAGAATAA
- a CDS encoding DUF4270 family protein, whose amino-acid sequence MKVLKNYHIVRPLIGVAFFLVLAAGCRKQDGNAAGIEVQPEDQLLGFEITDTFSITCVTKDMDSIRSDQADVNSIGSYHDPVFGKVAHSTVAQIRLSSETIDADLLSTFQVDSVVLSLAYFSLYGEFDPQTFEVYRLTEDLGVDTFYSNHVAQVESTPIGLLKDHKPNTSLVISVDGEEEVPELRIPIDSAFGRELFDAGASVYSSNENFLDVFKGLYITTNNPSQSSGEGATILFDLLSEYSRLTVFYKNNIGERGKLDYVINSNSKRFSTSKADYTGSEVGMALDNPAAGQQTVYVQTLGGTNVEIKVPNIKKLKENGPVVINKAQLILPVKTNTAVPYAPIPQLFVFGLTADGEAFRVPDWTETFYGGVLDDNFEYKFGLNRYFQAVLNGDFEDNGLIVMDLGEYNGRSIINGPASADRPMKLVVSYTPVNETNLN is encoded by the coding sequence ATGAAAGTTCTTAAAAACTATCATATTGTGCGGCCCCTTATTGGGGTCGCCTTCTTTTTGGTCCTTGCTGCTGGCTGCCGCAAACAAGACGGTAATGCCGCAGGTATCGAGGTGCAACCTGAGGATCAGTTACTGGGTTTTGAAATCACAGATACCTTTTCAATTACCTGTGTAACCAAAGACATGGATTCTATTCGTTCGGATCAAGCGGATGTAAATTCGATTGGTTCTTACCACGATCCTGTATTCGGCAAAGTAGCTCACTCTACCGTGGCTCAAATCCGATTATCTTCTGAAACGATTGATGCAGATCTGCTTTCCACCTTCCAAGTGGATTCAGTGGTTCTGTCCTTGGCTTACTTCTCCTTGTACGGAGAGTTTGATCCTCAGACTTTTGAAGTTTACAGACTCACCGAGGACCTGGGAGTCGACACCTTCTACTCCAATCACGTGGCTCAGGTTGAGTCCACTCCAATTGGTCTGCTGAAGGATCACAAACCCAATACTTCTTTGGTTATTTCGGTGGATGGAGAAGAAGAAGTGCCAGAACTGCGAATTCCGATTGACAGCGCTTTTGGTAGAGAGTTGTTTGACGCCGGTGCATCTGTGTATTCCAGCAATGAAAACTTTTTGGATGTATTTAAAGGATTGTACATCACTACCAACAATCCAAGTCAATCCTCTGGTGAGGGGGCTACCATTCTGTTTGACCTGCTAAGCGAGTATTCCCGACTCACTGTTTTTTACAAAAACAATATCGGTGAAAGAGGCAAGCTGGACTACGTCATTAACTCAAACAGTAAGCGGTTTAGCACTTCAAAAGCGGATTACACAGGCTCAGAAGTGGGAATGGCATTAGACAATCCTGCAGCTGGCCAACAAACAGTTTATGTGCAGACTTTGGGCGGAACCAACGTTGAAATCAAGGTTCCAAACATCAAAAAACTCAAAGAAAACGGACCAGTTGTCATCAATAAGGCTCAATTGATTCTTCCAGTTAAAACCAACACGGCAGTGCCCTATGCGCCAATCCCTCAGCTGTTTGTCTTCGGACTTACCGCCGATGGAGAAGCCTTTAGAGTACCCGATTGGACAGAAACTTTCTACGGAGGAGTGCTTGATGACAATTTTGAATATAAATTTGGCTTGAATCGCTATTTCCAAGCTGTACTCAATGGAGATTTTGAGGACAATGGATTAATAGTAATGGATTTAGGAGAATATAACGGCCGATCCATTATCAATGGGCCTGCAAGCGCGGATCGCCCAATGAAATTGGTGGTATCCTATACGCCGGTCAACGAAACAAATTTGAATTAA